The window CAAGCAGGCTGAAGAGAATTATATCCGTCAGTTGGAAAATGCGGGTGTTACAGTAATGGTCAGAAGAAGCCGAGGAGGTGATATTGATGCTGCTTGCGGACAATTAGCTAACAAAACAGCTGATTAAAATTTCCTTAAAAAAACCTTAAAATTCCCTTAAAGCACCATCTAAAAACCTAACTTTGCACAAAATTATTTTGTGATGATGGATTTTCTTATGAGCGAGGACGGGCTGGAACACGTATATGCCTGGGCTGTTCCCTTGCATGCTACAGTTATTTTAGCTGAAATGATTTACAGCCACGTTTCAGAGGCTAAACTATACAGTGGAAAAGACCTTGCTACAAACGTTTATCTTGCATTGATGAACTTTGGTCTTGACCTGATTATGAAGGCGTTTGCAATGGGGGTGATGTTTTTCTTTTACAACCACAGACTTTTTTCATGGGACCTTAGTATCTGGTATCTGCTGGCTTGTTTTATAATTACTGATTTTGCTTACTATGTATTGCATTATGTGGATCACCGTTCCAGAGCATTCTGGGCTGTTCATATTACGCACCATAGTTCAGAGTTCTTTAATCTTACCACGGGATTCAGAAGCCCGGTTTTGCAGCCGCTTTACAGATATTTATACTTTTCACCATTAGCCTTTTTAGGATTCAATCCCTGGCATATCATGGTGGCATATGCTATTGGGCAGGTATATGGAACATGGGTACATACACAGACAGTAAAGAGTATGGGATTCTTAGAGCATATTCTGGTTACTCCTTCCCATCACCGAGTACACCATGCCTGTAACATTAAGTATCTGGACAAAAACATGGGAATGTGCCTGATTATCTGGGATAAAATATTTGGAACCTTCCAGAAAGAAGATCCGAATATTCCGGTAAAATATGGAATCTATCCTAAAATGCCAGACAACAGACCTGATACAGTACTCTTTTATGAATGGAGAAAAATCTGGAAAGATCTGAAACAGCCGGGATTAAAATTCACTGATAGAATCAACTATATTTTCAATTCACCGGGATGGAGACATGACGGAACCGGAAAAACAGTAAGACAATATCAGAAAGAATACTTTGCAAAGCAGGCACAAAAAGAGCAGACAAAGAATCAGCAGCAACAGAAAACTGCTTAATTTTAAAAATACAATCAATAGAAATCTCTAAGAAGGACGGGCTTTTTGCTCGTCTTTCTTTTTTCTTCCTTTTCGTATGTAATACTTATACTTCCAAACTTCAAAATAGAATCACACCCCTTGTAACTCATCAAGAAATTCTAACCCACATCAGCTCAGCAACCTTCCATTTAAACTAAAAGTCCTATTTTTACATTATGAAAAGAACATTTCTGCTATTGGCTTTTCTTGCCTTTCAAACTGCATTTTCACAACAGACCGATTTTCTGAAAATAAAGAGATACAGAATCAACCATTTGGATGATAAAATCCAGGAGACCTCCGGACTTACTATTTTTAATGGAAAATTATATACTTTTAATGACAGTGGAAACGCTCCGGAACTGTTTGAAATCAATAAAACTTCCGGAGAAATAATCAAAACTCTACAAGTAAATGCTAAAAATACCGATTGGGAAGCGTTAACAAATGACGGCAACAATTTTTATATTGGAGATTTCGGAAATAATGACGGAAGCAGAAGACATCTTACTATTTTTAAAGTTCCTTTTCAAGGAGATAGCCTGCTAAATAATCAGGTAAAAGAAATTAAATTCCATTATCCGGAGCAAACTGATTATAAATCAAGTTATTTTAATACCGACTATGATGCAGAAGCTATGGTGTATGCCCATGGAAAACTTCATCTTTTTACCAAAGAATGGGTTTCAAAATCAACGGTGCATTATGTCATTGATCCTGAACTGAACGAAAAACAGGATGCTGTAAAGGCAGAAACCTATAAAACAAACTTTATGGTAACCGATGCTGCTTACTTTGATAAAAAGCTTTATTTGGTAGGTTATAGCAAGAAAACAGAGGTGTTTATGGATGTTTTTACAGAAACTGAACCAGGAATATTTTTTAAAGAAAGACCAAAACATTATTATTTAGGAAGTGCCCTGTCGATAGGGCAGATTGAAGGGATTGCCGTAGATGAAACAGGAATTTCTATTTCAGGAGAAAAGTTTAAATCTCCATTGGGAAAGACAAAGTCCTCCCTTTATTTTATCCCCAAAGAGCAACTCAAGGATTAATTTTCTCTTAAAATTGAGCGAAAAAAATTATCTTTGTGATAATTAACGATTATTCACCCAGCATTCGCAGATTTTGGCAAATACAGTAGAA of the Chryseobacterium capnotolerans genome contains:
- a CDS encoding sterol desaturase family protein, with amino-acid sequence MDFLMSEDGLEHVYAWAVPLHATVILAEMIYSHVSEAKLYSGKDLATNVYLALMNFGLDLIMKAFAMGVMFFFYNHRLFSWDLSIWYLLACFIITDFAYYVLHYVDHRSRAFWAVHITHHSSEFFNLTTGFRSPVLQPLYRYLYFSPLAFLGFNPWHIMVAYAIGQVYGTWVHTQTVKSMGFLEHILVTPSHHRVHHACNIKYLDKNMGMCLIIWDKIFGTFQKEDPNIPVKYGIYPKMPDNRPDTVLFYEWRKIWKDLKQPGLKFTDRINYIFNSPGWRHDGTGKTVRQYQKEYFAKQAQKEQTKNQQQQKTA